In Gopherus flavomarginatus isolate rGopFla2 chromosome 5, rGopFla2.mat.asm, whole genome shotgun sequence, one DNA window encodes the following:
- the LOC127051176 gene encoding uncharacterized protein LOC127051176, whose amino-acid sequence MFPSRAPPPPSIYLHPPPQLQRHQASMPCSPPRLQHRRAFTCVPLPSSNATKRLCHVPLPGSDAAKHLPASPCPALTPPSIYAMFPSRAPPPPSIYLHPPPQLQRHQASMPCSPPRLRRRRAFTCVPLPSSSATKRLCHVPLPGSNTAERLPASPSPAPTPPSVYAMFPSPAPTPPSVYLRPPAQLQRHQASMPCSPPRLQRRRAFTCVPLPSSNATKRLCHVPLPGSNAAERLPASPCPAPTPAERLPASPSPALTPPSIYAMFPSPAPTPPSIYLRPPAQLQRRRASMPCSPPQLRRHRASTPCSPPRLRCCGAFTCIPLPSSDAAKRLHHVPLPGSNAAERLPASPSPAPTPRSVYPMFPDPAPTPWSIYPTFPDPAPTPWSVYPTFPDLAPTPRSIYPTFPDLAPMPRSVYPTCPSPAPTLWSIYSMFPDLAPTPRSIYPTFSDLAPMPRSVYPTCPSPALTLWSVYPTFPDPALMPWSVYPACPELAPMPRSVYPTSPSPALTPWSVYPMCPDPALTPQSVYPVCPDPALTPRSVYPTLPDLAPMPLTPPDW is encoded by the coding sequence ATGTTCCCCTCCCGGGCTCCGCCGCCGCCGAGCATTTacctgcatccccctccccagctccagcgcCACCAAGCGTCTATGCCATGTTCCCCTCCCCGGCTCCAACACCGCCGAGCATTTACCTGcgtccccctgcccagctccaacGCCACCAAGCGTCTATGCCATGTTCCCCTCCCCGGCTCCGACGCCGCCAAGCATTTACCTGCatccccctgcccagctctgacgCCGCCGAGCATCTACGCCATGTTCCCCTCCCGGGCTCCGCCGCCGCCGAGCATTTacctgcatccccctccccagctccaacgcCACCAAGCGTCTATGCCATGTTCCCCTCCCCGGCTCCGACGCCGCCGAGCGTTTACCTgcgtccccctccccagctccagcgcCACCAAGCGTCTATGCCATGTTCCCCTCCCCGGCTCCAACACCGCCGAGCGTTTACCTgcgtccccctccccagctccaacgcCACCAAGCGTCTATGCCATGTTCCCCTCCCCGGCTCCAACGCCGCCGAGCGTTTACCTGcgtccccctgcccagctccaacGCCACCAAGCGTCTATGCCATGTTCCCCTCCCCGGCTCCAACGCCGCCGAGCGTTTACCTgcgtccccctccccagctccaacgcCACCAAGCGTCTATGCCATGTTCCCCTCCCCGGCTCCAACGCCGCCGAGCGTTTACCTGcgtccccctgcccagctccgaCGCCCGCCGAGCGTTTacctgcatccccctccccagctctgacgcCACCGAGCATCTACGCcatgttcccctccccagctccaacgcCGCCGAGCATTTACCTGcgtccccctgcccagctccaacGCCGCCGAGCGTCTATGCcatgttcccctccccagctccgacGCCACCGAGCATCTACGCCATGTTCCCCTCCCCGGCTCCGATGCTGCGGAGCGTTTacctgcatccccctccccagctccgacGCCGCCAAGCGTCTACACCATGTTCCCCTCCCCGGCTCCAACGCCGCCGAGCGTTTACCTgcgtccccctccccagctccgacGCCACGGAGCGTTTACCCCATGTTCCCTGACCCGGCTCCGACACCATGGAGCATTTACCCCACATTCCCTGACCCGGCTCCGACACCATGGAGCGTTTACCCCACGTTCCCTGACCTGGCTCCGACTCCGCGGAGCATTTACCCCACCTTCCCTGACCTGGCTCCGATGCCGCGGAGCGTTTACCCCAcgtgcccctcccctgctccgaCACTGTGGAGCATTTACTCCATGTTCCCTGACCTGGCTCCGACTCCGCGGAGCATTTACCCCACGTTCTCTGACCTGGCTCCGATGCCGCGGAGCGTTTACCCCAcgtgcccctcccctgctctgacgCTGTGGAGCGTTTACCCCACTTTCCCTGACCCAGCTCTGATGCCGTGGAGCGTTTACCCCGCGTGCCCTGAACTGGCTCCGATGCCACGGAGCGTTTACCCCACGtccccctccccggctctgaCACCATGGAGCGTTTACCCCATGTGCCCTGATCCGGCTCTAAcgccgcagagcgtttacccGGTGTGCCCTGACCCGGCTCTGACACCACGGAGTGTTTACCCCACTCTCCCGGACCTGGCTCCGatgcccctcacccctcctgacTGGTAG
- the SPN gene encoding leukosialin — protein MAVLGAWPQLKIQPTLLLLLVAAACAQTSPKGKEMASPGTSEESRHISTGPETASPSAELASNSTKPPDKLARNRPEPPDKLARNSSKPSAELARNPPTAAQQEPTAAQTLATKDSAGPVSPSGLPSAEATVALRSGLAGATTAGGEQPVTDLKQEGLKRQAGTVAGSPGPGQETQTVPGMDRQSTSAPMEPAKGTDRSGYNQTVPASTDRTGRYRAAPDHTAGPSKNQPTPTRSPPALFPTPPAKKPKPDSEVFTPMPASSPSPATRKLPVGIIVVLVVVTIVVLALLAVALHCRSRRRSGSTTFSGLAGPGEWAGPVSLPEEKAEGQAGAGGQQAGPGESRRPTLTTFFGKRHSRVSSVAMEDVAGAKGEGPLSEPLLAPGEQGGDPVPQGAAEANGMVPRPTSPPPDPPANGEFPLPPPMEQEALPPV, from the coding sequence ATGGCCGTATTGGGGGCCTGGCCCCAGCTGAAAATCCAGCCTACACTCCTGCTTCTCCTGGTAGCTGCAGCCTGTGCACAGACATCACCCAAAGGGAAGGAGATGGCCAGCCCAGGGACCAGTGAGGAAAGCCGGCACATCAGTACTGGTCCGGAAACTGCCTCGCCCTCTGCCGAATTAGCCAGCAACAGCACCAAGCCCCCTGACAAATTAGCCAGAAACAGACCCGAGCCCCCTGACAAATTAGCCAGAAACAGCTCCAAGCCTTCTGCCGAACTAGCCAGGAATCCACCCACCGCGGCACAGCAGGAACCCACCGCCGCCCAGACGCTGGCAACAAAGGATTCGGCTGGGCCAGTGTCTCCATCTGGCCTTCCCTCTGCGGAGGCGACCGTGGCCCTGAGATCCGGCCTGGCCGGGGCGACGACAGCGGGTGGCGAACAGCCCGTCACGGATCTGAAGCAGGAAGGGCTGAAGCGGCAAGCGGGCACggtggcagggagcccgggtccgGGGCAGGAGACTCAGACCGTGCCAGGCATGGACAGGCAGAGCACAAGTGCCCCCATGGAGCCCGCCAAGGGCACCGATCGGAGCGGGTACAACCAGACCGTGCCAGCCAGCACCGATCGGACCGGCCGCTACAGGGCTGCCCCAGACCACACCGCTGGGCCCTCGAAGAACCAGCCCACCCCCACACGCTCGccccctgccctcttccccaccccgccTGCCAAGAAACCGAAGCCCGACTCAGAGGTCTTCACGCCGATGCcggcctccagccccagccccgccacCCGCAAGCTGCCCGTGGGCATCATTGTGGTGCTGGTGGTTGTCACCATCGTGGTGCTGGCCCTGCTCGCCGTGGCGCTGCACTGTCGGAGCCGGCGACGGTCCGGCTCCACCACCTTCAGCGGGCTGGCGGGGCCTGGCGAGTGGGCGGGGCCGGTGAGCCTGCCGGAGGAGAAGGCCGAGGGGCAGGCCGGGGCCGGGGGGCAGCAGGCCGGGCCGGGTGAATCCAGGCGGCCCACGCTGACCACCTTCTTCGGGAAGCGCCACTCCCGGGTGTCCTCGGTGGCCATGGAGGACGTGGCTGGGGCCAAGGGCGAGGGGCCCCTTTCGGAGCCTCTGCTGGCcccgggggagcaggggggcgACCCTGTGCCGCAGGGGGCAGCGGAGGCCAACGGGATGGTGCCCAGACCCACCTCGCCCCCTCCGGATCCCCCCGCCAACGGGgaattccccctgccccctcccatggaGCAGGAAGCCTTGCCCCCCGTGTAA